In one window of Chryseobacterium viscerum DNA:
- the ligA gene encoding NAD-dependent DNA ligase LigA encodes MSENIQQKIEQLRKELHQHNENYYQLDTPTITDFEFDMLLQELQDLEAKYPEFYDENSPTVRVGGGVTKVFPTIQHKFRMYSLDNSYDFDDLEDWEKRIIKTIEDPVEFVAELKYDGASISILYENGKLSQAVTRGDGFQGDEITPNVRTISDIPLTLKGDFPAQFFMRGEIYLTRKNFDKINKLREEEGLDPFMNPRNTASGSLKMQDSAEVRKRGLSSVLYQFISEDIPAETHWELLQKAQSWGFKTSQQAKLCKTMAEVQEFITFWDTERHNLPFEIDGIVLKVNSLQQQRQLGYTAKSPRWAMAYKFKAEKVETELQSVSYQVGRTGAITPVANLKPVLLAGTIVKRASLHNEDIIKKLDLHEHDFVYVEKGGEIIPKIVGVNTDKRTEESKEIEYIKHCPECGTELVKIEDQAIHFCPNELHCPPQVVGRMIHYVSRKALNIDNLGSETIEQLYREKLIENPADFYVLTKEQLLPLERMAEKSAQNIISGIEKSKEIPFEKVLYGIGIKHVGETVAKKLVKNFPTVEELKNATVEELCQVEDIGAKIAVSIVEFFQNSENVLMIERLKSYGVQLEKGESTNEVLSNVLEGKTFLFTGKLSLFTREAAEEMVEKHGGKNISAVSKNLNYLVVGEKAGSKLKKAQDIGTIHILDEQQFLDLIEKQ; translated from the coding sequence ATGTCTGAAAACATTCAACAAAAGATAGAACAGCTCCGCAAAGAGCTTCACCAGCATAATGAAAATTATTATCAACTGGATACACCCACCATTACGGATTTTGAATTCGACATGCTTCTGCAGGAGCTACAAGATCTGGAGGCCAAGTACCCGGAATTCTATGATGAGAACTCTCCTACTGTACGCGTAGGCGGTGGTGTTACCAAAGTTTTCCCTACTATTCAGCATAAATTCAGAATGTACTCACTGGATAATTCTTATGATTTTGACGACCTGGAAGACTGGGAAAAAAGAATTATCAAAACCATTGAAGATCCTGTAGAATTTGTTGCTGAACTAAAGTATGACGGTGCTTCCATTTCTATTCTTTATGAAAACGGAAAGCTCTCGCAGGCAGTTACCCGTGGGGATGGCTTCCAGGGAGATGAAATCACTCCGAATGTACGTACCATTTCAGATATTCCTTTGACTTTAAAAGGTGATTTCCCAGCTCAGTTTTTTATGCGTGGAGAAATTTATCTGACCCGAAAAAACTTTGATAAAATCAATAAACTGCGTGAGGAAGAAGGTCTTGATCCCTTCATGAACCCAAGAAATACAGCCAGTGGAAGTTTGAAAATGCAGGACAGCGCTGAGGTAAGGAAGCGCGGACTTTCTTCTGTACTGTATCAGTTTATCTCAGAAGATATTCCTGCGGAAACGCATTGGGAACTGCTTCAGAAAGCCCAAAGCTGGGGATTCAAAACCTCTCAGCAGGCCAAATTGTGCAAAACGATGGCTGAGGTACAGGAATTTATCACGTTCTGGGATACGGAACGTCATAACCTGCCATTTGAAATTGATGGGATTGTTTTAAAAGTGAATTCATTACAGCAGCAGAGACAGCTTGGTTATACCGCCAAATCTCCCCGTTGGGCAATGGCTTATAAATTTAAAGCTGAAAAGGTAGAAACAGAACTTCAGAGTGTTTCTTATCAGGTGGGAAGAACGGGTGCCATTACTCCGGTTGCTAACCTTAAACCTGTTTTATTAGCCGGAACTATCGTAAAAAGAGCTTCTCTGCATAATGAGGATATCATCAAAAAACTGGATCTTCATGAACATGATTTCGTGTATGTAGAAAAAGGAGGTGAAATTATTCCAAAAATCGTAGGCGTAAACACAGATAAAAGGACAGAGGAGAGCAAAGAAATTGAATACATCAAACATTGTCCTGAATGCGGAACAGAACTGGTAAAAATTGAAGATCAGGCCATTCATTTCTGTCCGAATGAACTTCACTGTCCGCCACAGGTAGTTGGAAGAATGATCCACTATGTTTCCAGAAAAGCTTTGAATATTGACAATCTTGGAAGTGAAACCATTGAACAGCTGTACAGAGAAAAACTGATTGAAAATCCTGCAGATTTCTATGTTCTGACAAAAGAACAGCTTCTTCCGCTGGAAAGAATGGCTGAGAAATCTGCTCAGAATATCATTTCAGGAATTGAGAAATCCAAAGAAATTCCTTTTGAGAAAGTTTTATACGGAATCGGAATTAAGCATGTGGGGGAAACAGTTGCTAAGAAACTTGTCAAAAACTTCCCAACGGTTGAGGAACTAAAGAATGCAACTGTAGAAGAGCTTTGTCAGGTAGAAGATATCGGTGCCAAGATTGCGGTAAGCATTGTTGAGTTCTTCCAGAATTCTGAAAACGTGTTGATGATCGAACGTTTAAAATCTTACGGAGTACAGCTTGAAAAAGGAGAAAGCACAAATGAAGTATTATCCAACGTTCTGGAAGGGAAAACGTTCCTTTTCACCGGAAAATTATCATTATTCACCAGAGAAGCAGCTGAGGAAATGGTAGAAAAGCATGGCGGAAAAAACATTTCTGCGGTTTCTAAAAACCTCAACTATCTTGTTGTAGGTGAAAAGGCAGGAAGCAAGCTGAAAAAAGCTCAGGATATAGGAACCATTCATATTCTGGATGAGCAGCAATTTTTGGATCTGATTGAGAAACAATAA
- a CDS encoding ATP-binding protein, translating into MKLKTKLTLGVGLLFLLIVLLSVIGSVYINKLKSDTEKILTANYNSLEFSKNMLLALDNISIDSTVAIADFRKNNKLQEKNLTEFGEREATQNLNMHFSSYLKAPDINKEKLIREDLAKIMSLNMKGIERKSDIAIITAENATFWIVSLGTVCFLIAFILLFNLPQTIAEPINQLTFSIKQIADKNYNERVHFKGSEEFSSLADSFNTMAEKLQEYESSTLSKQLMDKKRIETLVNNMHDAVIGLDENHFIYMINDEALKITNLHKEEIIGKTAHEVAINNDLIRELLKNVDHPVKDPIKIVRDNKENYFEQDIIPINIVKTGEKEKKYIGKVILLRNITPFKELDFAKTNFIATISHELKTPISAIKMGVQLLGNQKFGELNEQQQELLKSINEDGQRLLDITGELLNLSQVESGNIRLTVEKCSPKEIVQTAVKNVEKLAEQKNIAISTEYLLEESDAVNADFDKTVWVMNNFLTNAVKHSFQDENIKIVVEKLNSFIQFSIIDTGSGIDEKYHRQIFDRYFQVPGEHQNGTGLGLAISKNFIEKQHGEIGVKSSLNNGSTFYFRLPVS; encoded by the coding sequence ATGAAACTTAAAACGAAACTTACCTTAGGCGTTGGCCTTTTATTTCTGCTGATCGTTCTGCTTTCAGTGATAGGTTCTGTATATATTAATAAATTAAAATCCGATACTGAAAAGATCCTTACGGCCAATTACAACAGTCTGGAGTTTTCCAAAAACATGCTTCTGGCGCTGGATAACATCAGTATTGATAGTACTGTTGCGATAGCAGATTTTCGAAAAAATAATAAGCTGCAGGAAAAAAACCTTACAGAATTTGGAGAAAGAGAAGCCACTCAAAACCTCAATATGCATTTCAGCAGTTATCTGAAAGCACCGGATATCAATAAAGAAAAACTCATCCGTGAAGATCTGGCTAAGATCATGTCTTTGAATATGAAAGGTATAGAACGGAAGAGTGATATCGCGATCATTACAGCAGAAAATGCCACTTTCTGGATTGTAAGTTTGGGAACCGTATGTTTTCTGATTGCTTTTATCCTGCTTTTCAATTTACCCCAAACCATTGCAGAGCCTATCAATCAATTGACCTTCAGTATCAAACAGATTGCTGATAAAAACTATAATGAGAGGGTGCATTTCAAAGGAAGTGAAGAGTTCAGCAGTCTGGCAGATTCATTCAATACTATGGCGGAAAAACTTCAGGAGTACGAAAGCAGTACACTTTCCAAACAGCTGATGGATAAAAAACGTATCGAAACATTGGTCAACAATATGCATGATGCTGTGATTGGCCTTGATGAGAATCATTTTATCTATATGATCAATGATGAAGCACTGAAGATAACAAACCTACATAAAGAAGAAATTATTGGAAAAACGGCCCATGAAGTAGCAATTAACAATGATCTGATACGTGAACTGTTAAAAAATGTTGACCACCCGGTAAAAGATCCGATTAAGATTGTCCGTGATAACAAGGAAAATTATTTTGAACAGGATATTATTCCTATCAATATTGTAAAAACAGGCGAAAAAGAAAAGAAATATATCGGAAAGGTAATTTTGCTGAGAAATATTACCCCTTTTAAAGAACTGGATTTTGCTAAAACCAACTTTATTGCAACGATTTCCCATGAATTGAAAACACCAATTTCAGCCATCAAAATGGGGGTTCAGCTCCTTGGAAACCAAAAATTCGGAGAACTGAACGAGCAGCAGCAGGAATTACTGAAAAGTATCAATGAAGACGGACAGCGGTTATTGGATATCACAGGAGAATTGCTTAATCTTTCTCAGGTAGAATCCGGAAATATCAGACTGACGGTTGAAAAATGTTCTCCGAAAGAAATTGTACAGACTGCTGTAAAGAATGTTGAAAAACTGGCTGAGCAGAAAAATATTGCCATCAGTACAGAATATCTTCTGGAAGAAAGTGATGCTGTAAACGCAGATTTTGATAAAACAGTCTGGGTGATGAATAATTTCCTGACCAATGCGGTAAAGCACTCTTTTCAGGACGAAAATATCAAGATTGTAGTTGAAAAACTGAACTCGTTTATTCAGTTCAGTATTATTGATACCGGAAGCGGAATTGATGAAAAATACCACCGCCAGATCTTTGACCGCTATTTTCAGGTTCCCGGAGAGCATCAGAACGGAACGGGCTTAGGCCTGGCCATTTCAAAAAATTTCATTGAAAAGCAACACGGAGAAATAGGAGTGAAGAGTTCTCTGAATAATGGAAGTACATTTTATTTCAGACTGCCGGTTTCATAA
- a CDS encoding histidine kinase: MSSAKDFLELIQKSRKGKFKIYIGMSAGVGKTFRMLQEAHSLLRNGIDVKIGYIETHGREETVELAEGLPEVERKSVFYKGKNLEEMDLQAIINEHPEVVLVDELAHTNVEGSKNKKRWQDVLEILDNGINVISAMNIQHIESLNEEVKKITGVEVAERVPDKILALADEVVNIDLTADELLTRLKEGKIYKKEKIQTALSNFFQSGHILQLRELALKEVATHVERKVETEIKTENFKPIKFLACISSNEKIAKTIIRKTARLASYYNSPWTVLYVQKPSENPEKIALDKQRYLINNFNLAQELGAKVVRIKESSVHNGILEYVIAHNITTVCIGKPHASFWQRMLGYSWIYTLMNRLNERQIDIIILS; this comes from the coding sequence ATGTCATCAGCAAAAGATTTTTTAGAACTTATCCAGAAATCCCGTAAAGGAAAATTCAAAATTTATATCGGGATGAGTGCAGGTGTAGGAAAAACCTTCCGTATGCTTCAGGAAGCACATTCCCTTTTGCGAAATGGCATTGATGTAAAGATAGGCTATATAGAAACCCATGGCCGGGAAGAAACCGTGGAGCTGGCAGAAGGACTACCTGAGGTTGAAAGAAAATCGGTCTTTTATAAAGGAAAAAATCTTGAAGAAATGGATCTTCAGGCTATCATTAATGAACATCCTGAAGTGGTTTTGGTGGACGAACTTGCTCATACTAATGTAGAAGGTTCTAAAAATAAAAAAAGATGGCAGGATGTGCTGGAAATCCTTGATAACGGGATCAATGTCATCAGTGCCATGAATATTCAGCATATTGAAAGCCTGAATGAAGAAGTCAAGAAAATCACAGGAGTAGAAGTGGCAGAACGGGTTCCGGATAAGATACTGGCTCTAGCCGATGAAGTTGTCAATATCGACCTTACTGCGGATGAACTGCTGACGCGCTTAAAAGAAGGAAAAATCTATAAAAAGGAGAAAATTCAGACCGCACTCAGTAATTTCTTCCAAAGCGGGCATATTCTCCAGCTTCGTGAATTAGCTTTAAAAGAAGTGGCCACTCATGTGGAAAGGAAGGTGGAAACTGAGATCAAAACTGAAAATTTTAAACCCATAAAATTCCTGGCCTGCATCAGCAGCAACGAGAAAATTGCTAAAACAATTATCCGGAAAACAGCAAGATTAGCCAGTTATTATAACAGTCCATGGACTGTTTTGTATGTTCAGAAACCTTCCGAAAATCCGGAAAAAATTGCACTCGATAAACAGCGGTATTTAATTAATAATTTTAATTTAGCACAGGAATTAGGTGCCAAAGTTGTCCGCATCAAAGAAAGCAGTGTTCATAACGGAATCCTGGAATATGTGATTGCTCATAATATCACAACGGTCTGCATTGGTAAACCTCACGCCAGTTTCTGGCAGCGGATGCTGGGGTACAGCTGGATCTATACCCTCATGAACAGGCTGAATGAAAGACAGATAGATATTATTATTTTATCATAA
- a CDS encoding porin has translation MKKYLAICVLSGLFLAKAQSSDSLKTENKVTFSAYAELFYTYDFNEPGNHMRQNFLYSYNRHNEMNLNLGLVKANYQSENLRANVALMAGTYAQDNMAAEQNALRYVNEANIGIKISKNKNLWIDAGIMPSHIGWESAIGKDNINLTRSFAAENSPYFETGAKISYTSDNGKWFLSGLILNGWQRIAKPEGNQSISFGHQVTYKPNDKITLNSSSFIGNDKAKEDKRMRYFHDLYGSFQLTDQFSAVLGFDIGAEQKSKGSEQYNIWYSPNVLMKYQLDNKWALAGRLEYYNDKNGVIINTETPNGFQTFGYSLNVDYAIFKNVVFRTEARGFTAKDAIFAKNDEFRKGNFFITTSLSAWF, from the coding sequence GTGAAAAAATATCTAGCTATATGTGTGCTATCAGGACTATTTTTAGCCAAAGCACAATCATCAGATTCATTGAAAACAGAGAATAAAGTGACATTTTCTGCTTATGCAGAACTCTTTTATACTTATGATTTTAATGAGCCGGGCAATCATATGCGCCAAAACTTTTTATACTCATATAACAGACATAATGAAATGAATCTTAATCTTGGATTGGTTAAAGCGAACTATCAGAGTGAAAATCTACGGGCCAATGTAGCTTTAATGGCTGGAACTTATGCACAGGATAATATGGCTGCTGAGCAGAATGCACTGCGCTATGTCAACGAAGCCAATATCGGGATCAAAATTTCTAAAAATAAAAACCTGTGGATTGATGCAGGGATCATGCCGTCTCATATCGGCTGGGAAAGTGCTATAGGAAAAGATAATATCAATCTTACCAGAAGTTTTGCTGCAGAAAACTCTCCCTATTTTGAAACAGGTGCCAAAATTTCTTACACCTCAGATAATGGGAAATGGTTTTTAAGCGGATTAATACTGAATGGCTGGCAGAGAATTGCAAAACCGGAAGGAAACCAGAGTATTTCTTTCGGACATCAGGTGACCTATAAACCCAATGATAAAATTACCCTGAACAGCAGCTCATTTATCGGGAATGATAAAGCTAAAGAAGATAAAAGAATGCGCTATTTCCATGATTTGTATGGAAGCTTTCAGCTAACAGATCAGTTTTCTGCAGTATTAGGATTTGATATCGGAGCAGAACAGAAGTCAAAAGGAAGCGAACAGTATAATATCTGGTACAGCCCAAATGTATTAATGAAATATCAATTAGACAACAAATGGGCATTGGCAGGAAGATTAGAATATTACAATGATAAGAACGGTGTGATTATCAATACAGAAACTCCCAATGGATTTCAGACTTTTGGATATTCTCTCAATGTAGATTATGCGATCTTTAAAAATGTGGTTTTCCGCACAGAGGCAAGAGGTTTTACTGCTAAAGATGCCATTTTTGCGAAAAACGATGAATTCAGAAAAGGAAATTTCTTCATTACAACAAGTCTTTCAGCCTGGTTTTAG
- the kdpC gene encoding potassium-transporting ATPase subunit KdpC — protein MKNHIVSAFRLTVVMLVVTGIYLAVVYAGSRILPNKGNGEIVYNKGQKFYANIGQEFKSEKYFHGRPSSVNYNAAGSGGSNKGPSNKEYLEIVQKRIDTLKMDNPEMGGVKVPVELVTASGSGLDPDISEEGALYQARRIAKVRNISEEQVKSLINNQTEKPFLGLFGPSKVNVLKLNIALDQLK, from the coding sequence ATGAAAAATCATATTGTCTCAGCATTCAGATTAACTGTTGTAATGCTGGTGGTTACAGGTATTTATCTGGCAGTTGTATACGCAGGTTCTAGAATACTTCCGAACAAAGGAAACGGAGAAATCGTTTACAATAAAGGGCAGAAGTTCTATGCCAATATCGGGCAGGAATTTAAATCTGAAAAATACTTTCACGGCCGTCCTTCCTCTGTCAATTATAATGCAGCAGGAAGTGGAGGGAGCAACAAAGGTCCAAGCAACAAGGAATATCTGGAAATTGTACAGAAAAGAATTGACACTTTAAAAATGGACAATCCTGAAATGGGAGGTGTGAAAGTCCCTGTAGAGCTGGTAACTGCCAGTGGAAGTGGGCTGGATCCGGATATTTCTGAAGAAGGAGCATTGTATCAGGCAAGGAGAATTGCAAAAGTGAGAAATATTTCAGAAGAGCAAGTTAAAAGCTTAATTAATAATCAGACAGAAAAGCCTTTCTTAGGACTTTTCGGACCATCAAAAGTAAATGTTCTGAAGCTTAATATCGCTTTGGATCAATTAAAATAA
- the kdpB gene encoding potassium-transporting ATPase subunit KdpB, with the protein MKNQSQTLFQRDLVNEAIKQSFVKLNPKIMFKNPVMFLVEIGTIVMFIVSMFSLTGDKTQGSFSYNFLVFIILFFTVLFANFAEAIAEARGKAQADTLRKTREETPAKLVLDNKPGFQVETRLKMSAEMTLGDIFLCEAGDQIPMDGEIIEGLATIDESAITGESAPVIREAGGDKSSVTGGTKVLSDRIKVKVTTKPGESFLDKMIALVEGASRQKTPNEIALTILLAGFTLTFIIVTLTLKPFADYAQTPITIAAFISLFVCLIPTTIGGLLSAIGIAGMDRALRANVITKSGKAVETAGDIDVLLLDKTGTITIGNRKATQFHPSNGIQLEEFIKASALSSVADETPEGKSIIELSALKSEDLLVPNPTYIDFTAETRTSGIDFDDTRIRKGAYDTIKKLTEKAGNIFPQETQDAVTKISENGGTPLVVAVNEKVWGVIELQDIIKTGIQERFQRLRKMGVKTVMVTGDNPLTAKFIAEKAGVDDFIAEAKPEDKMNYIKKEQQEGKLVAMMGDGTNDAPALAQADVGVAMNSGTQAAKEAGNMVDLDNDPTKLIEIVEIGKQLLMTRGTLTTFSIANDVAKYFAIIPALFITFIPSLQKLNIMNLHSPETAILSAVIFNAVIIPFLIPLALKGVAYKPIGASALLRRNLLIYGLGGVIVPFIGIKIIDLVISLFY; encoded by the coding sequence ATGAAAAATCAGTCACAAACATTGTTTCAGAGAGATTTGGTAAACGAAGCGATCAAACAGTCCTTCGTAAAGCTGAATCCGAAAATTATGTTTAAAAATCCGGTAATGTTCCTGGTGGAGATCGGAACTATTGTCATGTTTATCGTAAGCATGTTCAGTCTTACTGGTGATAAAACCCAGGGAAGCTTTTCCTATAACTTTTTAGTATTTATTATTTTATTTTTCACTGTTCTGTTTGCCAATTTTGCAGAGGCTATTGCAGAGGCAAGAGGAAAAGCACAGGCTGATACCCTTAGAAAAACAAGGGAAGAAACTCCAGCTAAATTAGTGCTTGATAACAAACCAGGATTTCAGGTTGAAACAAGACTGAAGATGTCTGCAGAAATGACATTAGGCGATATTTTCCTTTGTGAAGCCGGAGATCAGATTCCTATGGATGGTGAGATTATTGAAGGTCTTGCAACCATTGATGAGTCTGCAATTACAGGAGAAAGTGCACCGGTAATCCGTGAAGCAGGAGGAGACAAAAGCTCTGTAACAGGCGGAACGAAAGTACTTTCAGACAGAATTAAAGTAAAAGTAACTACAAAGCCAGGAGAATCCTTCTTAGATAAAATGATTGCCCTTGTAGAAGGAGCATCAAGACAGAAAACACCTAACGAAATCGCATTAACTATACTTTTAGCAGGATTTACCCTTACATTTATTATTGTTACCCTCACTTTAAAGCCTTTTGCAGACTATGCGCAGACTCCGATTACTATTGCGGCATTTATATCTCTTTTCGTTTGTCTTATTCCGACAACCATCGGCGGTCTGCTTTCTGCAATCGGGATTGCGGGGATGGACAGAGCATTGAGAGCGAATGTGATTACCAAAAGCGGTAAAGCTGTAGAAACAGCAGGAGATATTGATGTTCTGCTGCTTGATAAAACGGGAACAATCACTATTGGAAACCGTAAGGCAACTCAATTTCATCCTTCTAATGGAATTCAGCTTGAAGAATTCATTAAAGCTTCTGCATTAAGTTCTGTAGCCGATGAAACACCTGAAGGGAAATCCATCATTGAACTAAGCGCTTTGAAATCTGAGGATTTATTGGTTCCTAATCCTACTTATATTGATTTTACAGCGGAAACCAGAACTTCAGGGATTGATTTTGACGACACAAGAATCCGTAAAGGAGCTTATGACACTATAAAAAAACTGACTGAAAAAGCCGGGAATATCTTCCCACAGGAAACCCAGGATGCGGTGACCAAAATTTCTGAAAACGGAGGAACACCTTTGGTAGTAGCCGTAAATGAAAAAGTATGGGGCGTTATTGAACTTCAGGATATCATCAAAACCGGAATTCAGGAACGTTTCCAGAGACTGAGAAAAATGGGCGTGAAAACGGTAATGGTAACCGGAGATAATCCTTTGACAGCAAAATTTATCGCAGAAAAAGCAGGAGTAGACGATTTTATCGCCGAAGCCAAACCTGAAGATAAGATGAATTACATTAAAAAGGAACAGCAGGAAGGTAAGCTGGTTGCCATGATGGGAGATGGTACCAATGATGCTCCGGCACTGGCCCAGGCAGATGTAGGTGTAGCGATGAACAGCGGAACACAGGCTGCTAAGGAAGCCGGTAACATGGTAGATCTTGATAATGACCCGACAAAACTAATCGAAATTGTGGAGATCGGGAAGCAGCTGCTAATGACAAGAGGAACCTTGACGACTTTCAGTATTGCGAACGACGTTGCTAAGTATTTTGCCATTATTCCGGCGCTCTTTATCACTTTTATTCCTTCTCTTCAGAAGTTGAATATTATGAACCTTCACAGTCCGGAAACAGCCATATTATCAGCGGTTATTTTCAATGCGGTAATTATTCCGTTCCTGATTCCGCTGGCGTTGAAAGGAGTGGCTTACAAACCAATTGGCGCAAGCGCATTACTGAGAAGAAACCTTTTGATCTACGGCCTTGGCGGAGTAATTGTTCCGTTTATTGGAATCAAAATCATTGATCTGGTAATCAGTTTATTCTATTAA
- the kdpA gene encoding potassium-transporting ATPase subunit KdpA has protein sequence MNTEILGIIAIFAVTLVIGIFLGKYIANVYGYKKTFLDPVFEPIEKLIYKISGINPARQMNWKQNMYAMLAINLIWFIIGFLLLLNQAWLPLNPDGNPNMSPDLAFNTTISFLVNCNLQHYSGETGVSYLSQLYLMFLQFVTAATGMAAMAVLFKAFKEKTSTELGNFYDYFTKSMIRILVPISVIVALILSINGSPMTFEGKDHIITLEGQKADVSRGPVSAFVAIKHLGTNGGGFFGANSAHPLENPNYITNMTEMVTQMIIPFALVFALGFYLNKRKLSWVIFTVMTVGFLALTVPNVVNETGGNPLITQMGADSSLGAMEGKEIRFGSASSGYWSIATTVISTGSVNSMHDSTMPLSGMNELLAMMINCFYGGCGVGILNYFIFIILAVFISGLMVGRTPEFMGKKIEAKEMKIAMIVALFHPFLILAGTALTAYLPEFGTKTLNNPGFHGFSEMLYEFTSSAANNGSGFEGLGDNTPWWNISTGIVLLLSRFIPIIGPVAIAGLLAQKKYIPESSGTLKTDTATFGFMTLAVILLIAALSFFPALTLGPIAEQIQYFSK, from the coding sequence ATGAATACAGAAATTTTAGGCATTATAGCAATCTTTGCTGTCACGTTAGTTATCGGAATATTTTTAGGTAAATACATAGCTAATGTTTATGGATACAAAAAAACTTTTCTTGATCCGGTTTTTGAACCCATTGAAAAGTTAATTTATAAAATATCGGGAATTAATCCTGCCCGCCAGATGAACTGGAAACAGAATATGTATGCCATGCTGGCGATCAATCTGATCTGGTTCATCATAGGTTTTCTTCTTTTACTGAATCAGGCCTGGCTTCCTTTAAATCCTGATGGAAACCCGAATATGTCACCCGACCTGGCTTTTAATACAACCATTTCATTCTTAGTCAACTGTAATTTGCAGCATTATTCGGGAGAAACAGGAGTAAGTTATCTGAGCCAGCTTTATCTGATGTTTTTACAGTTTGTAACAGCAGCAACAGGTATGGCGGCAATGGCGGTTCTTTTCAAAGCTTTTAAAGAAAAAACAAGTACAGAATTAGGTAACTTTTATGATTATTTCACAAAATCAATGATCAGAATCCTGGTTCCTATCAGTGTAATTGTTGCTTTAATTCTTTCTATCAACGGAAGTCCGATGACTTTTGAAGGAAAAGATCATATCATCACATTGGAAGGTCAGAAAGCTGATGTTTCCAGAGGTCCTGTATCTGCATTTGTAGCGATCAAACACTTAGGAACTAATGGAGGTGGATTTTTCGGAGCGAACTCAGCACATCCGCTTGAAAATCCTAATTATATCACCAATATGACAGAAATGGTTACTCAAATGATTATTCCTTTTGCATTGGTATTTGCCCTTGGTTTTTATCTGAATAAAAGAAAGCTGTCATGGGTAATCTTTACTGTGATGACAGTCGGTTTTCTTGCTCTTACCGTTCCGAATGTTGTGAATGAAACAGGTGGTAATCCTTTGATTACACAAATGGGAGCCGATAGCAGCCTGGGAGCGATGGAAGGCAAAGAAATACGCTTCGGAAGTGCTTCATCCGGCTATTGGAGTATTGCAACCACAGTTATTTCTACGGGATCTGTGAATTCTATGCATGACAGTACAATGCCTCTTTCGGGGATGAATGAGCTGCTTGCCATGATGATCAACTGCTTCTACGGAGGCTGCGGAGTCGGAATTCTGAACTATTTCATCTTTATCATTCTGGCCGTGTTTATCAGTGGTCTGATGGTAGGAAGGACTCCTGAATTTATGGGGAAAAAGATTGAAGCCAAAGAGATGAAGATCGCGATGATTGTGGCTTTGTTTCACCCTTTCTTAATTCTTGCAGGAACAGCTTTAACAGCTTATTTACCGGAATTTGGAACAAAAACATTGAATAACCCAGGTTTCCATGGTTTCAGTGAAATGCTTTACGAATTTACCTCTTCTGCGGCGAATAACGGATCCGGATTTGAAGGACTTGGAGATAATACACCCTGGTGGAATATCTCAACAGGAATTGTACTGTTACTTTCAAGATTCATCCCGATTATAGGCCCGGTAGCGATTGCAGGACTATTAGCACAGAAGAAATATATCCCTGAAAGTTCAGGAACACTGAAAACAGATACGGCAACTTTCGGATTTATGACCCTGGCGGTGATTTTACTGATTGCAGCACTGTCTTTCTTTCCTGCATTGACCCTAGGTCCTATTGCAGAGCAGATTCAGTATTTCTCAAAATAA
- a CDS encoding potassium-transporting ATPase subunit F, whose product MWSLFFLSILAFVYICYVLIKPEKF is encoded by the coding sequence ATGTGGAGTTTATTTTTCCTCTCAATACTTGCCTTTGTGTATATCTGTTATGTTTTAATTAAACCTGAAAAATTTTAA